GTTGTTCCATTTTCCGAAAAATCTTCTGGAATCTCAACCAGCATGTAGTACTCTTGCTTCTCAAGGTTCTTATACCCTTCCTCTTTATCAACGAAATGAAATTCGAATTCTGAGCTATCCTTTAGTTTGTCTACAAGGTCATCTCCGATATGGAGGTCCTTTCCGTCAAACTCTGCTCCATCGTCACTGTTGACTACCGCAACTGGCAGATCCGACAGTTGTTCATATGGATCCCAAAACGACCATAGAAACATACCCGCATATAAAACTGGGATAAAGAGCACAGCTATGATTGGAATTAACAACTTTTTATTACGAAAAATGGCTTTAAATTCTGAACGAACAATTGATTTTTTCATGTTTACCTCCTGCTTTATGAATGTATGACCATATTATTCATTTGGTCACTTTAGTCCAAAAAATAAATGACTATCAAAAATTAGTCATTATTTCTCCAGAAACTTTACCTTCTGGATAATCCACTAATTAAATATTGTTCAAACAAATTGGCGATTTCATCTTTATTGAGTGGGGTATGATTTCTTTCCCAATCAAAGATAAGAGAGACATACAACTTCATCATTACAAAAGCCGTCATTTCAGGATCACATGGCTTAATAGCTTCAGATTGGATCGCCTTTTCAATTTGTTGACTAACGAAATCAACGACCTCTTTTTCCATCCGGTTGACCACATCGGATACTGCAGGTGTACCTATTTCCACTGCTTCTTGATGAAGCTTAATGGTCAGTTGATGCTCTTTTCGGAATTCCAACAAACGAAATAATGCATGATGAACATTTTCTGAAAAAGAGGCTTGAGGATCAAGCACCTCTTCTGCTTCACGCTTCATTTCATTCAATAATGAGCTTACAATCTCGTCAAATAATTCTTCCTTGTTTTTAAAAAACGTGTAAATCGTCCCTTTTCCTACATTCGCTAATTTCGCCACTTGATCCATCGTTGTAGCTTTATAACCGAAAAGGGAAAACGAATTCGTCGCAGCTTCCAAAATCTGCTTTCTACGATCAATTGCCACGAAAACACCTCCTATAACACCGACTGACCATTTTTGAAATCCGGTCAATTCCTGACTTTAAAAAGTCTATCACACTAATTAAAAATTTACTAGTGATTTCATTACGAAATCATTGAGGATATGTCATTGAAGAACTGTTCACAAACAGAATGTTATTTTAACCATTGTTTTATTTTAGGAATTGTTTCCGCATATCTGTTCAAGTCATCTAGTGTCTCAATTACTTGACTACTACCTACCTTTTGTTCAGATTCATTAGTACATTCAATCCATAAGGATCGTTTCAAATTATATTCAAGCCAGCCTAATTTGCTTAGAAAACCCATAGCCAATACTACATTCCAATTTGCATTTAACATTCCGAACCTTTTCTTATATCCATTTATAAATACAAAGAATTTTGCTTTATCGATGTTTCCATTACCACTTTTAGTCCAATACATGGCTGTCTCCATTAAATCATGCATCGGATTTATATAACCAGCTGACTCCCAATCAATGAGGACGGGGGCACCATGGTTCCAAATCACATTTTTCGAATCTAAATCTCTATGACTTATAACCATTTTTGATGATAGCAATTTGGCTGCCTCAATCGCCATGGCATTCCATTCAAAGAGCCGATCGCTGTTTTCTTTTAGTAAGGTAAACCAATCCGCGTGATTTTCGCGTCCTTTTTGCAAGTAAATATTCCAGTCGGTTAGGTGTTCATTTTCTAATATTCTCTCTTGTTTAATGCCTAACTCTGAAAAATCTGTTTGATGAATATCTGCAACAATCTCTCCGATCTTCTCACAATGATCCTTGCTAATTTCATTTGGCTTTAGACAATTTCCTTCTATCCAATCGAAAACGAGGTAACAATGATTGTCTAATTCTTGTACGAACGTACCATTAAGCTTTTTAGCTGGTAGAGCAGGTATGCGAGTAGACGCAATTTCTGCAATTTGTTCTGAATGGATATAATTTTTCAATGCAGTTGGTCTACGCATGATTTGAGGATTTAATATTTTAACTGCATATTTCCCTTTAGCTGTATCAACAGCATACATTTGGTGTAACAATCCGCCCAGAATCTTTTTAGGTGCCTCATTCAACTCTCCAAGTTGGGCATTTTCACACATCTTTTTAATTATAGATTGCAGATCACTCATGTTACCTCCATTTGTACCTTGTTTAATTTCATTGTCAGTAAGTTTTGTTATCGCTACCTGGATAAGGACCTTCTTTCAATTCCATCACTTGTTTAAGCCTTTAGTATGCAGCTGGTAATAACATAATGTAACCATCATAATTCCAGCTACAAGAAATATCGTCCCGCTGATTAAGAAACTATTAATATAGCTTTGTATAACAATGTGGTAAAGCGCTGTATCCGCTCCACCTTTACTGATTAACCAAAATTCAGCAATAGATGTTCCGAAATCAACACTAAAAAATAGAAATACGAATCCACATACGATTAGTGAAAAACCTACAAAATTAAAATGCTTAAAATTTTCTTTCGACATATGGGTCCCCCAAACTAATCTCTTCACAGTTTTTAAACTTAATAAAGACTGTTGTACCATTCTCCAAATTTAATCATACATGAATCTTCTTTTTGGTCGCGATATTCAGTAAAGTCTTTATCGTTGAATTCAGCTAATGTTTTATCATAATTCTTTGGGATAAATATGTACCATAAGTCTGACCATTTCTTATCATTTTCTGTTCCTCTCATTTCGTCCGATATCATACCAGGAGAACTACTTTCAAAGAACTTCATTATTTCACCATCATAGAATGCTAAACACGATCTAAATTCACTAAACCTATTCTCCACATTGATCAATAATTTCAGTACACCATCGATACCGATGGTTTCCAACATATGATTTACGTATGCTCTTGGAAATCCGTTCAATTCAGATATGAAGAATCCAGAGTCTAGGGCAATACATGGACGTTTTACAATTGCATACGCTTGTAACACCTTTTGTTTTGCAATTTCTTTGATATCGTCACTTTCGGGGTTCAATTAAGTCTGCTGCAATAGGTATTACTTGAATATCATTCAAATCCATTTGAGCTGACGCAATCTTTCCTGTATTAGTGGTAACAAAAACGATCTCTTTCATAGCTTTACTATTCCTTTCTAGAACAATTCGATAGTCTTTAAGTCTTCCTGTGAGATAGTTTCGTGAAAATGAACATAAAAAACAGATAAATTATGGTTGATTTCCATAAAAAGCGAATAGATTTCTCTCTTTTTTCGTGTGTGAACTGTTGTTTGGACCTAAATATCATCTGATTTAGTTCACTTTTGCCTAATTTAGGTCGTTATCTACAAATTCACAAGATTATATAGAAAAACGAGCATTTATCTAAAAAAGTTGAATTCCGTATCCCCAACATCATTCCTCTAATACCAATTATTTCAAAATATTTGGGTTAACTCAATCAATTTTTATTCATAAACATCCATAAAATAGAATTATGTAAATTATAATTGACATTTTGTAATATATATCATAAAGTAAGTATGGAAGGAGATGGATTTTTTTTGAAAAACAAAAAGATGAAGATCGCCCGACTTGAAGCCGACTTATCCCAAGAACAATTGGCAGTGATTGTTGGAGTCACAAGGCAAACCATTCATTTAATTGAAGCAGGAAACTACAACCCTAGTCTTAAATTATGTATTGCAATAAGTAAAGCTCTAAATAAAACATTAAATGATTTATTCTGGGAGGAATGAGTGTGGAAAAGTTAGTTAAAGAAACTAAATTAACCATTATTGTTTCGCTGCTTGTTAGCTTTGCTCTATTTGTTACTTGGATTATTTTAGAATTAACCGGTACTCCCTTCACAGACAACAAAGCTTTCTTAGCTTTATCCCTTATTCCCTTTAGTGTGGCATTGGCTTCATTCCTCAAACTTATGAAAATACAGAAATCTCCGAATGCGATTATATCTGAAACAGATGAGAGAATTGTTGCCCAAAAAAATGAAGCAGACGCAAAAACATTGAAGGTACTCCAAGGGATTTTGTTCCTACTTTATTTAGCGTATACATTTATCGTACCTGAGGATGTTTTCAAATCGATCGTTTGGTGGGGAGCGTTAGGCATTCTATTTTTCTCTCTATTCGCTCCATTCATGTTTCGATATATGATTAAAAAAGAGACCTACTAAAATAGGCCTCTTCACGATCTTTAAAATGGGCGTGTTTTAGTTAAAGACACGCTCTTAATTGTGCATTTTTTTCTTTGGAAGATTAAGTCTTTATTGAATGTACTTGTGTGAGCCGTCACAATTGGGCTGCTTTTTCGAAAGTCCACATGTGCAATCATTTAATCCTTTTCCATTGAGAATACGTTGCTTATATTTTTCGATCCTCGACTCTCGGGTTTTAGCTTGTTTAGCTTTAGAAAAATAAAGAATGTAAGCTCTTTGTCGTCCAGGCGTCAATGCTTCAAATGCAGCTTGAAAATCTGGCATTTCATCGAATTTCATTTCAAGTTCTTCTGGAATTGAAAATTCATTTTTTCTTTTTACCTCTAAACCCGCTTTTTCCACTTCAATCGCTTCGAAAATATAGTCTTTCAAAATAGATTCCTTTTCAAGTATTTCGTCTACATTTGTGAATCGAATCTGACGAGCAGATTGGACATTCTCCGTTTGTTGAACTAAAATCCCAAGAGTATCTTTTAACAAGGCACCTTTGTGAAACAGTACCGCACAATATTCCTTAAAACCATGTATTAACACGATATTTTTATTCTCAAATGTATAACATGGATGCATCCATTTAAATCCTTCGGTCAACTCACAGTCAAGAGCGATCGTTCTCAGCTTCTCAAATTCTGCCTTCCACTTTTTAGTTTCACTTAAAAACTCATCTACCTTCGGATCCAGTTTACTAGTTGTCATCGAACATCACCTCACTTCAAGTTTCTGATACTTGAATATTCATCAATGTCAGGAATTATCCTGCAAGTATTTTCCTTTAGTCTATATGGTCGTTGCGCTACTGACTTACTACTCCAATGATGAATTTGAATCCTTTGCGATTTTTCTTCAAAAATTTTAATCCCTCTTTTGTATCGACTATAACTACATAGGTTCTTATCCAAACTCTTATGTACAATGAAAGACATTTAATAGGACCAACTATCCCTTTTACTTCATATTCGCTTCCATCTGATAATTCTGTTTCGGTTCTAACAAACCACTTATTCCCTACCCCAAGCTCAATGTATTTCAAAAAGCTCACCTTCTCAACTTTTAAACTGATTTACATTGGAGATTCAATTAATGAATACAAAATCCCTTCCTTATCTCCATAATTTGGTTGTTTTTTGATATATTTAATGTATCAAGATTAAAGGGGGATTGAGTGTGGCAAATTCGACTTTTGCGATTGCGATGTACAAGCCTAAAGCAGGTAAAGAGGAACAATTACTCGCTATCATAGAAAAGCATACTCCGTTATTGAAAACGGAAGGACTTATTACTGATTTTCAGCCGCTACTTCTTCGTAGTGAAAATGGTACATATTTAGAGCTGTTTGATTGGAAGTCTGTTGAAGCTAAGGATCGTGCACATAGCAATGATTCGGTTATGAAGCTATGGGAAGAGATGATGGAGGTAGCTGATATGAAGGAACTTTCATCATTAGCAGAAGCAGGTCAATTGTTCCCGAATTTTGAGCGAATAAAATAACGATCTAAAAAAGAGACTCCCCGATTATCAAATCATAGGGAGTCTTTTTAACATTTACAAATGGTATGCAGTTGCCTCAAAAGTAATGATTTCATCAAGTGTATCAGGATATTTTCCATATTCGTATCCCGATGAAATAACGATATTATTAAAGCCAATCGATTCTAAAATCATTTTAAACTCATCTACTCCATACCATCGTAATGGAAAACGCTCTAGTTCAGTTTGAACCAGCGATCCATTTCTCCATTTTTCGTAACGGTTGTGAGAAATTTTATATTGATTGATGTAGTCTACTTCAACCGTTTTATCTTCTAAAGTGATAACATCACCGTTGTCCAAATTCCATGTTCTTGTTGAGCTTGTGCCTATTGAAATATTTTGTTGTAAAAAGATATCAACAATCAACTTTCCGCCGTTTGACAAGTGTTGATGAAAATTCGTAAGCGCAGCAATTGATTGTTCCCTATCATGCAAGAGCAAAAATGTTCCCGTAGGCACGATAATCGCATCGTACTTTACATCACGCGAAAAGGACTCCATTTTTCCATTAAATAAATTCGGGTGCAATCCTCTTTCTTTACAATTCATTCGGCAGATTTCTAGCATGTCTTCTGAAAGATCGAATCCATCTACGTTCATACCCTTTTCGAGCAACGGTATGAGTAAACGCCCGGTACCAGTTGCCGGCTCCAATATTGGACCTTTTACGGTTGATAGACGATCGATATAATACTCAATATCTCCAAATGAATGTCCTATGGGCTTATCCAAATCATAAACTTCCGCAGATAATCGGCTATAGTAACCTAACATACTTTGATCCCCTTTATTGCGTAAAATTCTCTAAATATTGCTTCGTGGTCAATACGGTTGCGAATTCATCG
This Pseudalkalibacillus berkeleyi DNA region includes the following protein-coding sequences:
- a CDS encoding TetR/AcrR family transcriptional regulator, yielding MAIDRRKQILEAATNSFSLFGYKATTMDQVAKLANVGKGTIYTFFKNKEELFDEIVSSLLNEMKREAEEVLDPQASFSENVHHALFRLLEFRKEHQLTIKLHQEAVEIGTPAVSDVVNRMEKEVVDFVSQQIEKAIQSEAIKPCDPEMTAFVMMKLYVSLIFDWERNHTPLNKDEIANLFEQYLISGLSRR
- a CDS encoding phosphotransferase gives rise to the protein MSDLQSIIKKMCENAQLGELNEAPKKILGGLLHQMYAVDTAKGKYAVKILNPQIMRRPTALKNYIHSEQIAEIASTRIPALPAKKLNGTFVQELDNHCYLVFDWIEGNCLKPNEISKDHCEKIGEIVADIHQTDFSELGIKQERILENEHLTDWNIYLQKGRENHADWFTLLKENSDRLFEWNAMAIEAAKLLSSKMVISHRDLDSKNVIWNHGAPVLIDWESAGYINPMHDLMETAMYWTKSGNGNIDKAKFFVFINGYKKRFGMLNANWNVVLAMGFLSKLGWLEYNLKRSLWIECTNESEQKVGSSQVIETLDDLNRYAETIPKIKQWLK
- a CDS encoding non-canonical purine NTP pyrophosphatase encodes the protein MNPESDDIKEIAKQKVLQAYAIVKRPCIALDSGFFISELNGFPRAYVNHMLETIGIDGVLKLLINVENRFSEFRSCLAFYDGEIMKFFESSSPGMISDEMRGTENDKKWSDLWYIFIPKNYDKTLAEFNDKDFTEYRDQKEDSCMIKFGEWYNSLY
- a CDS encoding helix-turn-helix transcriptional regulator, encoding MKNKKMKIARLEADLSQEQLAVIVGVTRQTIHLIEAGNYNPSLKLCIAISKALNKTLNDLFWEE
- a CDS encoding DUF1801 domain-containing protein; translated protein: MTTSKLDPKVDEFLSETKKWKAEFEKLRTIALDCELTEGFKWMHPCYTFENKNIVLIHGFKEYCAVLFHKGALLKDTLGILVQQTENVQSARQIRFTNVDEILEKESILKDYIFEAIEVEKAGLEVKRKNEFSIPEELEMKFDEMPDFQAAFEALTPGRQRAYILYFSKAKQAKTRESRIEKYKQRILNGKGLNDCTCGLSKKQPNCDGSHKYIQ
- a CDS encoding DUF3977 family protein, coding for MKYIELGVGNKWFVRTETELSDGSEYEVKGIVGPIKCLSLYIRVWIRTYVVIVDTKEGLKFLKKNRKGFKFIIGVVSQ
- a CDS encoding class I SAM-dependent methyltransferase, with protein sequence MLGYYSRLSAEVYDLDKPIGHSFGDIEYYIDRLSTVKGPILEPATGTGRLLIPLLEKGMNVDGFDLSEDMLEICRMNCKERGLHPNLFNGKMESFSRDVKYDAIIVPTGTFLLLHDREQSIAALTNFHQHLSNGGKLIVDIFLQQNISIGTSSTRTWNLDNGDVITLEDKTVEVDYINQYKISHNRYEKWRNGSLVQTELERFPLRWYGVDEFKMILESIGFNNIVISSGYEYGKYPDTLDEIITFEATAYHL